The following are from one region of the Paenibacillus sp. JZ16 genome:
- a CDS encoding EscU/YscU/HrcU family type III secretion system export apparatus switch protein, protein MTKQEKEQGQITAMKKAVALKYTPGESEAPVVVAKGKGKLAESILDKAKEHGVPVQEDAALVEILSKLDLDQQIPEELYQLVAEVLTFVYRADRQAKDGGMMP, encoded by the coding sequence ATGACCAAGCAAGAGAAAGAGCAAGGGCAAATAACAGCCATGAAAAAGGCAGTTGCCCTGAAATATACGCCTGGCGAGAGCGAAGCGCCGGTTGTGGTTGCCAAAGGGAAAGGGAAATTGGCGGAGTCTATATTAGACAAAGCTAAAGAGCATGGCGTCCCTGTCCAGGAAGATGCAGCTTTGGTGGAGATTCTCTCCAAGCTGGATCTGGATCAGCAGATTCCCGAGGAGCTGTACCAGCTTGTAGCGGAAGTGCTGACATTTGTTTATCGTGCGGATCGTCAAGCGAAAGATGGAGGGATGATGCCATAA
- a CDS encoding ribonuclease HII: protein MTDLLMYEREYWSRYIHIAGIDEVGRGCLFGDVVAAAVILPEGLVIEGINDSKKLSAKKRETLYDLIMEQALAVGVGLVDAETIDRINIKQAARLAMKMAIEQLAVTPQFLLVDAEKVECDIPQRAIIKGDANSQSIAAASIIAKVTRDRLCEGEWETRYPEYGIAVHKGYATKFHREQLQLHGPTAMHRRSFLKNMEIEQLSLF from the coding sequence ATGACAGATTTATTAATGTATGAGCGAGAGTATTGGAGCCGTTATATACATATTGCAGGCATCGACGAGGTCGGCCGAGGCTGTTTGTTCGGCGATGTGGTCGCAGCAGCAGTCATTTTGCCGGAGGGGTTAGTGATTGAGGGGATCAACGATTCGAAGAAACTCAGTGCCAAGAAGCGGGAGACCCTCTATGACCTCATTATGGAACAGGCACTGGCGGTCGGCGTTGGTTTGGTGGACGCGGAAACGATTGACCGCATTAACATCAAACAAGCCGCAAGACTTGCCATGAAGATGGCGATCGAGCAATTGGCTGTTACTCCCCAGTTTCTGCTTGTTGATGCCGAGAAGGTGGAATGCGATATTCCCCAGCGTGCCATCATCAAAGGCGATGCGAACAGTCAGTCCATTGCCGCGGCCTCCATTATTGCCAAGGTGACTCGCGACAGATTGTGCGAAGGGGAATGGGAGACGCGTTATCCGGAATATGGAATTGCCGTACATAAAGGCTACGCTACCAAGTTTCACCGTGAACAGCTGCAGCTGCACGGACCTACCGCGATGCATAGAAGAAGTTTTCTGAAAAATATGGAGATTGAGCAATTGTCGCTATTCTAG
- a CDS encoding GH32 C-terminal domain-containing protein, whose protein sequence is MKLPQDVHTMLLRTMSAITMTLLLATSVIPDSAWAASAIQEANAALKGKGENDIFESVSNVKTNLEGWQLKGSGNMEQTAEGLRLSSDSSENAAAISATRADDFVYEADVMITDMQADASLVFRSSVDGWSSYMLQIVPSAGLVRLKDAREGNGRLKVEKALSLSQGEIVHLKVKVVGSNIKVFWGNQYEPIMEVDDTAYSTGQLGLHVWDGSALFQNIKVSEWKGNLFGPVNTSGDWQPDIKGLKGSASEGLEAYRIYKNAAADYVLEGNITLGGQAEAGFYWRGNDQGTEGYEAIFRREDDQVRVTLETSDGKVIGASSRTYPSLPTSVHHVEIHVSGDRTQVTVDGYEPAAIRISDGSYADGSIGMKVKSGTAYFQDVYVTPMEDYYTEEYRPQYHYSPIRGSVSDPNGLVYFEGEYHLFHQDAGQWAHAVSRDLLHWNRLPIALPWNDLGHVWSGSAVADTTNASGLFGDSGGKGLIAYYTSFNPDRPGGNQKIGLAYSTDHGRTWTYSKERPILIENPGKQGEDPGGWDFRDPKVVRDEANNRWIMVVSGGDHIRFYTSDNLVDWSLTDRFGYGEYIRGGVWECPDLFQLAVDGSGQRKWVLMISSGANPNTQGSDAEYFIGDVTPDGKFMNDHTAGTVLRTDWGKEFYASMSFSDLPDNRRIMLAWMTNWDYPFSFPTSGWKGQLTIPRELSLRTTSEGIRLHQSPISELETLRNTVIHVNNREVTETSQNVLKGIQAGAFEIEAEVEIPTDSSELEFGFRLREGGGQQTVVGYNNAAHHMFIDRSASGTTDFSSLFSTEHKALLHPIDGVVKLSIYVDESSVEVFGNDGNVVFSDVIFPDRARRGMSFYTQGGQVKLKSLQVHELDSVWRHLDLSEPASRILLDSYELDLSQGETESLYAAVDRVQGNGKKPLVWTSSHPDTVRIVSSDETHAVLKALNAGEAVIMASTPNGKISASTRVLVTSGTFKTNLTGWKPDLKASKWVLTEHGIRGSHSSDANYMAQEKAGDFTFEGDMRLGEAGGAGSMLFRASGDGRSGYYLNLDPGMKAIRLFYMVEGRFEERQVLARVPGFIQGGRTYHLRIEAKGPHIQVDVDGKTVIDVMDGTFAEGHFGVNVFGGQASYQNVYVRHSSEARLRKTSFMNEAMNQVIYTEKSVNGEPVTVKESTGTGNPLWVLVPTGEDDTYSIRTPEGKALDVDTGQNRIQLYTYLGYNNQRWRVERQEDDTVTIRSVHDGRAIAVRADGSGLEMNEPDAGSDRQRWRLGPEAKGAIIE, encoded by the coding sequence ATGAAATTACCGCAGGATGTACATACCATGTTGCTGCGCACGATGTCTGCCATCACGATGACCTTATTGCTGGCGACAAGCGTCATTCCGGATTCGGCATGGGCTGCGTCAGCGATCCAAGAAGCGAATGCAGCTTTGAAAGGGAAAGGAGAAAACGATATTTTTGAAAGCGTATCCAATGTAAAGACCAACCTCGAAGGGTGGCAGTTGAAGGGCAGTGGCAATATGGAACAAACGGCAGAAGGTTTACGGCTTAGTTCCGATTCAAGTGAGAATGCAGCGGCGATCTCAGCAACCAGAGCGGATGATTTTGTCTATGAAGCCGATGTGATGATTACGGATATGCAAGCAGATGCTTCGCTGGTCTTTCGTTCAAGCGTTGACGGCTGGTCATCGTATATGCTGCAAATCGTACCCAGTGCAGGCTTGGTTCGCCTCAAGGATGCCCGCGAAGGGAACGGAAGATTGAAGGTTGAAAAAGCGCTCTCGTTGAGTCAAGGGGAAATCGTTCACCTTAAGGTCAAGGTGGTAGGCAGCAATATCAAGGTGTTTTGGGGAAACCAATATGAACCGATAATGGAAGTCGATGATACGGCTTATTCCACAGGACAGCTGGGTCTACATGTGTGGGATGGTTCCGCCCTGTTTCAAAATATCAAGGTGAGCGAGTGGAAAGGCAACTTGTTCGGACCGGTAAATACGAGCGGGGACTGGCAGCCTGACATCAAAGGGCTTAAGGGATCGGCATCGGAAGGGCTCGAAGCCTACAGAATCTATAAGAATGCGGCTGCGGATTATGTGCTGGAAGGAAATATCACCTTAGGGGGACAGGCTGAAGCCGGGTTCTATTGGAGAGGGAACGATCAAGGAACGGAGGGATACGAAGCCATATTCAGGAGAGAGGATGATCAGGTTCGGGTAACGCTGGAAACCTCGGATGGAAAGGTGATTGGCGCATCGAGCCGTACATACCCAAGCCTGCCCACAAGTGTGCATCATGTAGAGATCCACGTCTCCGGAGACAGAACTCAAGTCACTGTAGATGGTTACGAACCCGCTGCGATCCGCATTTCCGACGGAAGTTACGCGGACGGATCGATCGGGATGAAGGTAAAGTCCGGAACGGCTTACTTTCAGGACGTGTACGTAACTCCGATGGAAGATTATTATACGGAGGAATACCGCCCGCAGTATCACTATAGCCCAATCCGAGGCTCGGTAAGCGATCCGAACGGATTGGTCTATTTCGAAGGGGAGTATCATCTTTTCCATCAGGACGCAGGCCAGTGGGCGCATGCGGTCAGCCGGGATCTGCTGCATTGGAACCGGCTGCCGATCGCACTGCCTTGGAACGATCTCGGACATGTCTGGTCGGGTTCCGCCGTAGCCGATACAACGAACGCTTCAGGTCTGTTCGGGGATTCTGGAGGCAAAGGACTCATTGCCTACTATACATCCTTTAATCCTGATCGGCCGGGCGGGAATCAGAAGATCGGACTTGCTTACAGCACCGATCACGGACGGACCTGGACGTATTCGAAAGAACGGCCGATCCTCATCGAGAACCCGGGCAAACAGGGCGAGGATCCCGGAGGATGGGATTTTCGCGATCCCAAAGTGGTTCGGGATGAAGCCAACAACCGCTGGATCATGGTGGTATCAGGGGGAGATCATATTCGCTTCTATACCTCCGACAATCTGGTCGATTGGTCCTTAACGGACCGTTTCGGGTATGGGGAATATATCCGTGGAGGCGTGTGGGAATGTCCGGATCTGTTTCAGCTTGCCGTGGACGGCTCGGGTCAGCGCAAATGGGTGTTGATGATCAGCAGCGGCGCTAATCCGAACACCCAAGGCTCCGATGCGGAATATTTTATCGGCGATGTGACGCCAGACGGCAAATTTATGAATGATCATACGGCGGGGACCGTGCTGAGAACGGATTGGGGCAAGGAATTCTATGCCTCCATGTCCTTCTCCGACCTGCCGGACAATCGTAGGATCATGCTGGCATGGATGACGAACTGGGATTATCCCTTCAGTTTTCCGACTTCGGGCTGGAAGGGCCAGCTGACCATACCTAGAGAGCTGTCGCTCAGAACGACGAGTGAGGGGATACGTCTGCACCAGTCTCCAATCTCTGAGCTTGAGACCCTCCGGAATACGGTCATCCATGTGAACAACAGGGAAGTGACGGAGACCTCGCAGAATGTGTTAAAGGGAATTCAGGCCGGCGCGTTTGAAATCGAGGCGGAAGTCGAGATTCCGACAGACAGCAGCGAGCTGGAATTCGGCTTCCGGCTGCGGGAAGGCGGCGGACAACAGACGGTGGTCGGTTATAATAATGCCGCGCATCACATGTTCATTGACCGTTCGGCATCGGGAACCACGGATTTCTCCAGCCTGTTCTCGACCGAACACAAAGCTTTGCTGCACCCCATAGATGGAGTGGTCAAGCTGAGTATTTATGTCGATGAATCTTCCGTCGAGGTGTTCGGCAATGACGGAAACGTTGTGTTCTCGGACGTTATTTTTCCGGATCGGGCCAGACGGGGGATGAGCTTTTACACCCAAGGCGGCCAAGTAAAGCTGAAATCCCTTCAGGTGCATGAGCTGGATTCCGTGTGGAGGCATCTTGATCTATCAGAACCTGCTTCCCGAATCCTGTTGGATTCATACGAGCTGGACCTGTCCCAGGGAGAGACCGAATCGTTGTACGCAGCCGTGGATCGTGTCCAGGGCAACGGGAAGAAACCTTTGGTATGGACATCCAGTCATCCCGATACGGTCCGGATTGTTTCATCCGATGAGACCCATGCCGTATTGAAAGCTTTGAATGCGGGAGAAGCCGTGATTATGGCCTCAACGCCAAACGGAAAAATATCGGCGAGCACCCGCGTGTTGGTCACGAGCGGAACGTTCAAAACAAATCTGACGGGATGGAAACCGGACCTCAAGGCCTCGAAATGGGTTCTTACCGAGCATGGAATCCGGGGCAGCCATTCAAGCGATGCCAATTATATGGCGCAAGAGAAGGCAGGAGACTTCACGTTCGAAGGAGACATGCGGCTTGGGGAAGCAGGCGGTGCCGGGTCCATGCTGTTTCGGGCAAGCGGGGACGGACGCAGTGGATATTATCTGAATCTGGATCCTGGTATGAAGGCGATTCGGCTCTTCTACATGGTCGAAGGTCGATTCGAGGAACGTCAGGTCCTGGCCAGAGTCCCCGGTTTTATCCAAGGGGGAAGAACCTATCACCTGAGGATTGAAGCGAAAGGTCCGCATATTCAAGTCGACGTGGACGGGAAGACGGTAATCGATGTGATGGACGGGACATTTGCCGAAGGGCATTTTGGCGTCAATGTGTTCGGCGGGCAGGCTTCCTATCAAAATGTCTACGTCCGTCATTCGTCTGAAGCTCGTCTGAGGAAAACCAGCTTCATGAACGAAGCCATGAACCAGGTGATCTATACCGAGAAATCCGTAAACGGCGAACCCGTTACCGTGAAGGAATCAACGGGTACGGGGAACCCGTTATGGGTATTGGTACCAACAGGAGAGGACGATACGTATTCCATTCGTACGCCGGAAGGCAAGGCTTTGGATGTGGATACCGGGCAGAACCGGATTCAGTTATACACATATCTCGGTTATAACAATCAGCGATGGCGAGTGGAACGTCAGGAAGATGATACGGTAACCATCCGATCCGTGCACGATGGCCGGGCGATTGCCGTAAGGGCTGACGGTTCGGGGCTTGAAATGAATGAGCCGGATGCCGGTTCGGATCGTCAGCGATGGCGGCTTGGCCCTGAAGCCAAGGGAGCGATAATCGAATAA
- a CDS encoding ROK family protein: MHIGAMEAGGTKFVCGIGSEDGIVKDSISFPTGQPEGTLSRAISYFKDHEVEAIGIGSFGPIDLKQESPTYGYVTSTPKPGWSHTDVLGKMKSHMNIPYGWDTDVNAAAYGEATWGAARGLSSCAYYTVGTGLGIGLYAEGRLVHGLVHPEGGHVPVKRHPEDGFGGTCPYHGDCLEGLAAGPALEARWGLKGHLLPADHPAWEIEAYYIAQSITGLILTNSPEKIILGGGVMQQAQLYSLIRAEVKRNLNGYVLADEIVHDIENYIVPPVLGTQSGLCGALALGIRAWQDSQR; encoded by the coding sequence ATGCATATTGGAGCAATGGAAGCGGGCGGCACCAAATTTGTCTGCGGTATTGGAAGTGAAGACGGAATCGTCAAGGACAGCATCAGCTTTCCGACAGGACAGCCGGAAGGGACATTATCCAGAGCCATTTCCTACTTCAAGGATCATGAGGTAGAAGCCATTGGCATCGGGTCATTTGGCCCCATCGATCTGAAACAGGAGAGCCCGACATACGGATATGTAACGTCAACACCGAAACCTGGATGGTCGCATACAGATGTCCTTGGTAAGATGAAGTCGCATATGAACATTCCCTATGGCTGGGATACGGATGTCAATGCAGCTGCTTATGGAGAAGCGACTTGGGGAGCAGCGAGGGGGCTGAGCAGCTGCGCTTATTATACGGTGGGTACAGGTCTTGGGATCGGCCTTTATGCCGAAGGACGACTGGTTCATGGATTGGTTCATCCGGAAGGAGGCCATGTTCCCGTTAAACGCCATCCGGAAGATGGCTTTGGAGGAACCTGTCCTTACCATGGCGATTGCTTGGAAGGATTGGCAGCAGGGCCGGCGCTTGAAGCCCGATGGGGGTTGAAAGGACATCTGCTGCCGGCCGACCATCCCGCTTGGGAAATCGAAGCCTATTATATAGCGCAATCCATAACCGGACTGATCCTGACGAATTCCCCGGAGAAGATCATACTGGGCGGCGGGGTTATGCAGCAAGCTCAGCTGTATTCCCTCATTCGTGCAGAGGTGAAGCGCAATTTGAACGGATATGTGCTTGCCGACGAAATTGTACACGATATCGAGAATTATATAGTTCCTCCGGTATTAGGCACCCAGTCCGGTTTATGCGGCGCATTGGCTCTGGGAATCCGGGCATGGCAAGATTCGCAACGATAA
- a CDS encoding glycoside hydrolase family 32 protein, whose translation MSKTKQQNYRNAYHFSPQKYWMNDPNGMVYFKGEYHLFYQHHPFGTTWGPMHWGHAVSKDLVSWEELPIALAPDERGTIFSGSAVVDWNNSSGFFDEGPGLVAIFTHHHDAPSAQQMIQYQSLAYSKDEGRTWRKYEGNPVLRHDSYVDFRDPKVFWHEPSSQWVMIVACGQTVCLYRSSNLKEWVFASEFGEGIGSHDGVWECPDLFPLTTEDNGIRWVMLVSIGDDPAYVEGSRTQYFIGDFDGTAFIPDERSKCDVRWLDYGRDNYAGVSWSDIPAPDGRRLFIGWMSNWKYANLTPTDGWRGAMTLVRELKLETLQGEVMVTQQPIREIEEYRHEVLSLRDIAVDEAAVRLAAVRLENFEILVRFDPASSLGLKVRAGLGQETLVGWDARLAEVYVDRSRSGQADFHKDFPGKHAAPLKTPGSMLELRIFVDRSSVELFADRGQAVITDLIYPDPASTGITVFADDNRKVIESLHIYEVSSSGGQLK comes from the coding sequence ATGTCTAAGACAAAACAACAAAACTATCGAAATGCCTATCATTTTTCACCACAGAAGTACTGGATGAATGATCCCAATGGCATGGTTTATTTTAAAGGGGAATACCATTTGTTTTATCAGCATCATCCCTTTGGCACCACATGGGGACCCATGCACTGGGGGCATGCGGTCAGCAAGGATCTGGTTTCCTGGGAAGAGCTTCCCATTGCATTAGCGCCGGATGAACGTGGCACGATTTTTTCGGGGAGTGCCGTTGTAGATTGGAACAATTCCAGCGGATTTTTCGACGAAGGGCCCGGGCTTGTGGCGATTTTCACTCACCATCATGATGCGCCGAGCGCGCAGCAAATGATTCAGTATCAAAGTCTGGCGTACAGTAAGGACGAAGGAAGAACCTGGAGAAAGTATGAAGGAAATCCGGTCCTTCGCCATGACAGCTATGTTGATTTTCGGGATCCCAAAGTGTTCTGGCATGAGCCGTCATCGCAGTGGGTGATGATTGTGGCGTGCGGACAGACGGTATGTCTTTATCGATCTTCCAATTTAAAGGAATGGGTATTTGCCAGCGAGTTTGGAGAGGGCATCGGATCTCATGACGGAGTATGGGAATGCCCCGATCTGTTCCCTCTTACTACGGAGGACAATGGAATACGATGGGTCATGCTTGTCAGCATTGGCGATGATCCGGCCTACGTCGAGGGCTCCAGAACGCAATATTTTATTGGAGATTTTGACGGAACAGCGTTTATTCCGGATGAGCGCTCCAAGTGTGATGTGCGGTGGCTGGATTACGGCAGGGACAATTATGCCGGAGTCAGCTGGTCCGACATTCCTGCACCGGATGGCAGAAGGCTGTTCATTGGCTGGATGAGCAATTGGAAATACGCAAACCTGACACCGACGGATGGTTGGAGGGGGGCCATGACCTTGGTGCGGGAACTCAAGCTGGAGACGCTGCAAGGTGAAGTCATGGTAACGCAGCAGCCGATTCGTGAAATCGAAGAGTATCGTCATGAGGTGCTTTCCTTGCGTGATATAGCCGTGGATGAAGCTGCTGTCCGATTAGCGGCTGTACGGCTGGAGAACTTCGAGATCCTTGTCCGCTTTGATCCAGCATCTTCGCTTGGTTTGAAGGTAAGGGCAGGATTAGGACAAGAAACGTTGGTCGGTTGGGATGCAAGGTTAGCCGAAGTATACGTGGATCGCAGCCGTTCAGGGCAGGCGGATTTCCACAAAGATTTCCCCGGCAAGCATGCGGCACCGTTAAAGACACCGGGCTCTATGCTGGAACTGCGGATCTTCGTGGACCGTTCGTCCGTGGAGCTGTTCGCGGATCGCGGGCAGGCGGTGATCACGGATTTAATTTATCCTGATCCCGCATCAACGGGCATAACCGTGTTTGCTGATGATAACCGGAAGGTCATAGAATCCCTCCATATCTATGAGGTTTCTTCATCTGGTGGCCAGTTAAAGTAA
- a CDS encoding ABC transporter substrate-binding protein: MNKKGFKKHNRKKTVTLTALAAVLLLAGCGSGGEAQSESPDGKVTLNVLTQSSPLAPADPNEKLINKRLEEKTGIHIKWKNYTSDVFAEKRNLAVASGDLPDAIFDAGYGDYDLLKLAKDGVIIPVEDLIEQHMPNLKKVLEEAPEYVNMITAPDGHIYSFPWIEELGSGKERIQSVDNFPWINVEWLDALGLEMPTTTEELKTVLKAFKTQDPNGNGQADEIPLSFINKPGGEDLTFLFASFGLGENWDHTVVTDDGKVVFTAAEEGYKEAIAFIHELYEEGLIDIEAFQQDWNTYLAKGKDHRYGMYFTWDKANITGMNDTYDLMPPLAGPSGEINVTRTNGIGLDRGRLVITSSNKKLEETAKWIDAMYEPLQSVQNNWGTYGDDTQQNIFELDEAKGMLKHLPLEGTAPVELRQKTSIAGPLAILDEYYGKYTTMPDDAAWRLKLMKDVMVPHMKAENTYPKVFFSIDELDRLSTIEADLFPYLERMRTEWYQNGKVDQEWDAYLKELDRLGLQEWLTIKQTGYDRNMK; encoded by the coding sequence ATGAATAAGAAGGGATTCAAGAAACATAACCGTAAAAAAACGGTAACGCTGACAGCTCTGGCAGCCGTGCTGCTCTTGGCCGGATGCGGCAGTGGCGGTGAGGCACAAAGCGAGTCGCCGGACGGTAAGGTCACCCTGAACGTCCTGACGCAAAGCTCTCCGCTGGCTCCTGCCGACCCTAACGAGAAGCTGATCAACAAGCGGTTGGAGGAGAAAACCGGCATTCACATCAAGTGGAAGAACTACACCAGCGATGTATTTGCGGAAAAACGCAATCTGGCCGTGGCGAGCGGCGATTTGCCGGATGCCATTTTCGATGCCGGATACGGAGACTATGATCTACTGAAATTGGCGAAGGACGGGGTTATCATTCCCGTGGAGGATTTGATCGAACAGCATATGCCCAATCTCAAAAAGGTACTTGAGGAAGCACCGGAATACGTCAACATGATTACGGCGCCGGATGGGCATATTTATTCCTTCCCATGGATCGAGGAGTTGGGTTCAGGGAAAGAGCGGATTCAATCGGTGGATAACTTCCCCTGGATTAACGTGGAGTGGCTCGACGCCTTGGGGCTTGAGATGCCAACCACCACGGAAGAGCTAAAAACGGTATTGAAAGCGTTCAAAACCCAAGATCCGAACGGCAACGGACAGGCGGACGAAATACCGCTTTCCTTCATTAATAAGCCGGGCGGCGAGGATCTGACATTCCTGTTTGCTTCATTCGGCTTGGGCGAGAACTGGGATCATACCGTTGTTACGGATGATGGCAAGGTGGTGTTTACCGCAGCAGAGGAGGGGTATAAGGAAGCCATAGCATTCATTCACGAATTATATGAAGAGGGATTAATCGACATTGAAGCCTTCCAGCAGGATTGGAATACCTACCTGGCTAAGGGAAAGGACCACCGGTACGGCATGTATTTTACGTGGGATAAAGCCAACATCACGGGCATGAATGATACGTATGACCTGATGCCGCCGCTTGCAGGACCATCCGGTGAGATCAATGTGACGAGAACGAACGGGATCGGTCTTGACCGGGGAAGATTGGTCATTACCAGCAGCAACAAGAAGCTGGAAGAAACGGCAAAATGGATCGATGCGATGTATGAACCGCTCCAATCGGTTCAGAACAACTGGGGAACCTACGGTGACGATACCCAGCAGAATATTTTTGAGCTGGACGAAGCCAAAGGGATGCTGAAGCATCTTCCGCTTGAAGGCACGGCTCCGGTAGAGCTAAGACAAAAAACAAGCATCGCGGGGCCGCTTGCGATCCTGGACGAGTATTATGGCAAATACACCACGATGCCGGATGATGCTGCGTGGAGGCTCAAACTCATGAAAGACGTCATGGTACCGCATATGAAAGCGGAGAATACGTATCCGAAAGTGTTCTTCTCCATCGACGAGTTGGATCGCTTATCCACGATTGAAGCGGACTTGTTCCCTTACCTGGAAAGAATGCGCACCGAATGGTACCAGAATGGAAAAGTAGATCAGGAATGGGACGCTTATCTGAAGGAATTGGATCGACTTGGACTTCAGGAGTGGCTGACGATTAAACAAACGGGATACGACAGGAACATGAAGTAA
- a CDS encoding carbohydrate ABC transporter permease, with protein sequence MAVKHSRFDRFLLSLNAIFLTLAVLVVVVPLVYIVVASFMDPTVLLNQGLSFKISDWSLEGYQMILSNPAMLRGFGNAVFYSTAFALLTVTVSVCAGYALSENRLAGRHFFMTLFIITIFFGGGLIPTYLLVRELGMLNTVWAVIIPGAVNVWNIILSRTFFKGVPNELKEAANVDGASDMKIFVRIVLPLSKPIIFVLALYAFVGQWNAFFDAMIYLDDPKLHPLQLVLRSILIQNQAAPGMISDQLAMAELKRLSEMIKYSAIVISSLPLLIMYPFFQKYFEKGVMVGSLK encoded by the coding sequence ATGGCCGTTAAACATTCACGCTTCGACCGCTTTCTGTTGTCATTAAATGCAATCTTTTTAACGCTTGCCGTACTGGTCGTGGTCGTTCCATTGGTTTACATTGTCGTTGCTTCGTTCATGGATCCCACCGTGCTGCTGAATCAAGGACTATCTTTTAAAATTTCCGATTGGAGCCTGGAAGGATATCAGATGATCCTGTCCAATCCTGCGATGCTTCGCGGATTTGGCAATGCGGTGTTCTATTCAACAGCATTTGCGCTTCTCACGGTAACGGTTTCGGTCTGTGCGGGATACGCCCTTTCGGAGAACCGGCTGGCCGGACGACACTTTTTCATGACGCTGTTCATTATCACCATATTTTTCGGAGGCGGACTGATTCCTACGTACTTGCTCGTGAGGGAGCTTGGCATGCTCAATACGGTATGGGCCGTGATCATCCCGGGTGCGGTCAATGTGTGGAATATCATTTTGTCCAGAACCTTCTTCAAAGGGGTACCGAATGAATTGAAGGAGGCTGCTAATGTGGACGGGGCTTCCGATATGAAAATCTTTGTCCGGATCGTTCTGCCGCTATCCAAGCCCATTATCTTTGTGCTCGCGCTGTATGCCTTCGTTGGCCAGTGGAACGCATTCTTCGATGCCATGATCTATCTGGACGATCCCAAGCTGCACCCGCTGCAGCTCGTTCTTAGATCGATTCTGATACAAAACCAGGCTGCGCCGGGCATGATCAGCGACCAGCTTGCGATGGCGGAGCTGAAACGGCTCTCGGAAATGATTAAATATTCGGCGATCGTGATATCCAGCCTTCCGCTGCTGATTATGTATCCGTTCTTCCAAAAGTACTTTGAAAAAGGTGTTATGGTAGGCTCGCTCAAATAG
- a CDS encoding ABC transporter permease has translation MLAFIKKNYFLYILLAPALILTLIFKYVPMYGAVIAFKDFSPIKGILGSEWVGLKHFEKFIASPNFDVIFMNTLKLSFFGLIFSFPVPILLALMLNQVRRATVKKNVQLFLYAPNFISVVVIVGMLFIFLSPTGPINQLVIWMTGNPLMFMSQPEYFRWIYILSDIWQSAGWASIIYVAALANVDPELHNAASLDGANLLQRIRNIDLPTIRPIMAIVFILAAGGIMSIGFEKAYLMQTSMNLPTSEIIATYVYKVGLQSGDYAYSAAVGLFNSVINVILLVTVNFIVRKLNEGEGLY, from the coding sequence ATGCTCGCTTTCATCAAGAAAAACTATTTTCTGTACATACTGCTAGCTCCGGCGCTTATATTGACCCTTATTTTCAAATACGTCCCGATGTACGGTGCCGTAATCGCATTTAAGGATTTCAGTCCCATTAAAGGGATTCTGGGCAGCGAGTGGGTTGGGCTCAAGCATTTTGAAAAGTTTATCGCCTCGCCGAATTTTGACGTCATTTTTATGAATACGCTTAAATTGAGTTTTTTTGGTCTGATCTTTAGCTTTCCGGTGCCGATCCTGCTTGCGCTCATGTTAAACCAGGTTCGCAGGGCGACGGTCAAGAAAAATGTTCAGCTGTTTCTATATGCACCCAATTTCATCTCGGTGGTCGTCATTGTCGGAATGCTGTTTATCTTCTTGTCGCCAACGGGGCCGATTAATCAATTGGTCATTTGGATGACGGGTAATCCGCTTATGTTTATGTCGCAGCCGGAATATTTCAGGTGGATTTATATCCTATCGGATATATGGCAGAGTGCCGGATGGGCCTCCATCATCTATGTGGCTGCTCTTGCGAATGTGGACCCGGAGCTGCATAACGCGGCCAGCCTGGACGGAGCTAACCTGCTCCAGCGCATTCGAAATATCGATCTGCCCACGATTAGGCCGATTATGGCGATCGTCTTCATACTTGCGGCAGGGGGCATTATGTCTATTGGCTTTGAAAAGGCTTATCTGATGCAGACCTCCATGAATCTTCCCACTTCTGAAATTATCGCTACCTATGTATACAAGGTCGGCTTACAGTCAGGCGATTACGCGTACTCGGCAGCGGTTGGTTTATTCAATTCCGTCATCAATGTCATTTTGCTCGTGACGGTGAACTTTATTGTCCGAAAACTCAATGAAGGCGAAGGCCTCTACTAG